In Aedes albopictus strain Foshan chromosome 3, AalbF5, whole genome shotgun sequence, the following are encoded in one genomic region:
- the LOC109416048 gene encoding CLIP domain-containing serine protease B4-like — MLGVEYWQGSGVGLLSNRETSEATTLRLWETDLLLGGQRAFLSEFPWTAIVEYRQNTSNETGYHCGGTLINSRYVLTAAHCVQPRSGHDWEAVGVRLGEHDLNTALDCEFEQCEEPPVTVGIEKIIVHDGYSPQSKAQHDDIALIRLDRDVEYSVNVSPVCLPVEESDRTRNITGAWGVKSVGWGISESGTVMHEKFKTQLSIVDRKSCMETIGTELRDTQLCTEVRRDRDVCAADSGGLLILRSRSMAMCNILYGISSFGKSSFCGTKGDPAVFTDVTKYIEWIERNIEI; from the exons GTCTGCTGTCCAATAGAGAAACTTCCGAAGCCACCACGTTGCGGCTTTGGGAAACTGATTTACTATTAGGTGGTCAACGAGCTTTCTTAAGTGAGTTTCCTTGGACCGCCATAGTTGAATATCGGCAAAATACAAGCAACGAGACAGGATACCACTGCGGAGGCACGTTGATTAATTCGAGATACGTACTAACCGCGGCACACTGTGTCCAGCCAAGATCCGGTCACGATTGGGAAGC AGTCGGTGTTCGTCTGGGTGAGCACGACCTCAATACAGCTCTGGATTGTGAGTTCGAACAGTGCGAGGAACCTCCCGTAACCGTGGGCATCGAAAAAATCATCGTTCACGACGGATACAGCCCACAAAGTAAGGCCCAGCACGATGACATTGCGTTGATTCGGCTTGACAGGGATGTCGAGTACAGCGTAAATGTTTCTCCTGTCTGTTTGCCCGTTGAAGAATCTGATCGAACTCGAAACATTACCGGTGCATGGGGCGTCAAATCCGTCGGTTGGGGAATCTCGGAATCCGGTACCGTAATGCACGAGAAATTCAAAACCCAGTTGAGCATCGTGGATAGGAAAAGCTGCATGGAAACGATTGGAACGGAACTTCGGGATACGCAGCTCTGTACGGAAGTCCGTAGGGATCGTGATGTGTGCGCGGCAGATTCCGGCGGACTGCTGATCCTCAGGAGTCGATCAATGGCCATGTGCAACATTCTGTACGGCATTTCTAGCTTCGGGAAAAGTAGCTTTTGCGGAACGAAGGGAGATCCGGCAGTGTTTACCGATGTTACTAAGTACATCGAGTGGATCGAgagaaatattgagatttag